The Psilocybe cubensis strain MGC-MH-2018 chromosome 7, whole genome shotgun sequence genome has a window encoding:
- a CDS encoding Solute carrier family 25 member 47-B: MGPNDGEVVDQVGLNPTVDFVAGTIAGMTGLVVGFPFDTVKVRFQNPAFTSRYHSTFPAIATIIKEEKFIGLYKGITSPLATTALMNGLVFASYRFFLKLQMVHPDSIPTISQIALAGAGSGIVSSIVTTPTELIKIRQQSLLTQSTARQVGLQIFKEGGLSALYRGVTATALRDCGYGAYFAAYEITCRYFSTPITTGSASSTIYSENGAGAQKVSWPALLLAGGIAGVVGWLATFPLDVVKTRVQSSQPIYSPAVSTPITTGASSTLVMPLLAKDTMVDVNPYRSTLSTIIHSYREEGIGVFFRGLSPTLIRAIPVNMVTFAMFEAVVHFLT, translated from the exons ATGGGTCCCAATGACGGTGAAG TGGTGGATCAAGTTGGACTTAATCCAACAGTGGATTTTGTTGCTGGAACAATAGCA GGAATGACTGGTCTTGTCGTCGGGTTTCCTTTTGATACAG TTAAAGTTCGCTTTCAAAATCCTGCATTTACAAGCAGATATCACTCAACATTCCCTGCTATTGCCACTATTATTAAAGAGGAGAAATTCATAGGACTGTATAAAGGCATTACTTCGCCATTG GCAACCACTGCGCTGATGAATGGCTTGGTTTTTGCTTCCTACCGATTCTTCCTGAAGTTGCAAATGGTCCATCCAGACTCGATACCGACCATCTCGCAGATTGCACTCGCCGGTGCAGGAAGCGGCATCGTTTCTTC GATCGTGACTACACCAACGGAGCTCATTAAAATTCGCCAGCAGTCGCTTCTCACTCAATCAACTGCACGGCAAGTGGGCCTCCAAATATTCAAAGAAGGAGGACTTTCTGCGCTGTACCGTGGTGTAACGGCCACCGCTTTGCGAGATTGTGGTTATGGGGCATATTTTGCAGCC TACGAAATTACCTGCCGATATTTCTCCACTCCAATCACAACAGGGTCTGCATCCTCAACTATTTATAGCGAGAACGGGGCCGGAGCGCAAAAGGTATCCTGGCCTGCGCTTCTATTAGCAGGAGGAATCGCTGGTGTGG TCGGATGGCTCGCAACATTTCCACTTGACGTTGTCAAAACTCGTGTTCAAAGCAGTCAGCCTATCTATTCACCCGCCGTCAGCACTCCTATTACTACTGGAGCATCCTCGACTCTCGTTATGCCCTTACTTGCTAAGGACACCATGGTCGACGTGAATCCTTATCGATCGACACTTTCTACCATCATCCATTCATACCGCGAAGAAGGAATCGGAGTATTTTTCCGAGGTCTTTCGCCAACGTTGATTCG CGCCATCCCAGTCAATATGGTCACATTCGCCATGTTTGAAGCTGTCGTCCACTTCCTGACCTAG